A region from the Lolium perenne isolate Kyuss_39 chromosome 4, Kyuss_2.0, whole genome shotgun sequence genome encodes:
- the LOC127292159 gene encoding uncharacterized protein isoform X3, whose translation MRKWWRCGGRGCVQPCPVGIAGSILVAIVQAAAGASDGEGGGQADSAECSVNMDEKKMDWTKSCCATVQGEGGSSTAREGNMPFEASALEKLICDYAEKLGDDIIDPCLGTTFSSLSEAYDFYNLYSWQHCFGIRYGKSRLNAEKTKCMQEIVCECSGKPKDENTKFCRCECPPKLGLRRTSDSRWYIIEHRLKHNHTIMDNCGKKEMCCSQNGHF comes from the exons ATGCGCAAATGGTGGCGCTGTGGTGGAAGAGGGTGCGTGCAGCCATGTCCGGTCGGCATAGCCGGATCCATCCTGGTGGCCATCGTGCAAGCAGCAGCAGGTGCCAGCGACGGAGAAGGTGGCGGGCAGGCCGATTCAGCGGAGTGCAGCGTGAATATGGATGAAAAAAAGATGGACTGGACCAAGAG TTGCTGCGCAACCGTGCAGGGTGAGGGTGGGTCAAGCACCGCCAGAGAGGGCAATATGCCCTTTGAGGCTAGTGCCCTTGAGAAGTTAATCTGTGACTACGCAGAAAAGCTGGGGGATGATATCATAGATCCTTGCCTTGGGACAACTTTCAGTTCACTAAGTGAGGCTTATGACTTCTATAACCTCTACTCCTGGCAACATTGTTTCGGCATCAGATATGGGAAGAGCCGTCTGAATGCAGAGAAGACAAAGTGCATGCAGGAAATCGTGTGCGAATGCTCG GGCAAACCAAAGGATGAAAACACGAAGTTCTGCCGGTGCGAGTGCCCCCCGAAGCTCGGGCTTCGAAGGACATCTGACAGTCGGTGGTACATTATAGAGCACAGGTTGAAGCATAACCACACAATAATGGACAATTGTGGAAAAAAG GAAATGTGCTGTTCACAAAATGGTCACTTCTGA
- the LOC127292159 gene encoding uncharacterized protein isoform X2 → MRKWWRCGGRGCVQPCPVGIAGSILVAIVQAAAGASDGEGGGQADSAECSVNMDEKKMDWTKSCCATVQGEGGSSTAREGNMPFEASALEKLICDYAEKLGDDIIDPCLGTTFSSLSEAYDFYNLYSWQHCFGIRYGKSRLNAEKTKCMQEIVCECSGKPKDENTKFCRCECPPKLGLRRTSDSRWYIIEHRLKHNHTIMDNCGKKNNRRRLRKCRKCAVHKMVTSEHVWLAKMQADGERLRAE, encoded by the exons ATGCGCAAATGGTGGCGCTGTGGTGGAAGAGGGTGCGTGCAGCCATGTCCGGTCGGCATAGCCGGATCCATCCTGGTGGCCATCGTGCAAGCAGCAGCAGGTGCCAGCGACGGAGAAGGTGGCGGGCAGGCCGATTCAGCGGAGTGCAGCGTGAATATGGATGAAAAAAAGATGGACTGGACCAAGAG TTGCTGCGCAACCGTGCAGGGTGAGGGTGGGTCAAGCACCGCCAGAGAGGGCAATATGCCCTTTGAGGCTAGTGCCCTTGAGAAGTTAATCTGTGACTACGCAGAAAAGCTGGGGGATGATATCATAGATCCTTGCCTTGGGACAACTTTCAGTTCACTAAGTGAGGCTTATGACTTCTATAACCTCTACTCCTGGCAACATTGTTTCGGCATCAGATATGGGAAGAGCCGTCTGAATGCAGAGAAGACAAAGTGCATGCAGGAAATCGTGTGCGAATGCTCG GGCAAACCAAAGGATGAAAACACGAAGTTCTGCCGGTGCGAGTGCCCCCCGAAGCTCGGGCTTCGAAGGACATCTGACAGTCGGTGGTACATTATAGAGCACAGGTTGAAGCATAACCACACAATAATGGACAATTGTGGAAAAAAG AATAATCGTCGCCGCCTTCGGAAATGCAGGAAATGTGCTGTTCACAAAATGGTCACTTCTGAACATGTGTGGTTAGCTAA GATGCAGGCGGATGGTGAGAGGCTCAGAGCAGAATGA
- the LOC127292159 gene encoding uncharacterized protein isoform X1: MRKWWRCGGRGCVQPCPVGIAGSILVAIVQAAAGASDGEGGGQADSAECSVNMDEKKMDWTKSCCATVQGEGGSSTAREGNMPFEASALEKLICDYAEKLGDDIIDPCLGTTFSSLSEAYDFYNLYSWQHCFGIRYGKSRLNAEKTKCMQEIVCECSGKPKDENTKFCRCECPPKLGLRRTSDSRWYIIEHRLKHNHTIMDNCGKKVFCNAHRPVHRGPCPSAMGQQHKHWESVQNNRRRLRKCRKCAVHKMVTSEHVWLAKMQADGERLRAE, translated from the exons ATGCGCAAATGGTGGCGCTGTGGTGGAAGAGGGTGCGTGCAGCCATGTCCGGTCGGCATAGCCGGATCCATCCTGGTGGCCATCGTGCAAGCAGCAGCAGGTGCCAGCGACGGAGAAGGTGGCGGGCAGGCCGATTCAGCGGAGTGCAGCGTGAATATGGATGAAAAAAAGATGGACTGGACCAAGAG TTGCTGCGCAACCGTGCAGGGTGAGGGTGGGTCAAGCACCGCCAGAGAGGGCAATATGCCCTTTGAGGCTAGTGCCCTTGAGAAGTTAATCTGTGACTACGCAGAAAAGCTGGGGGATGATATCATAGATCCTTGCCTTGGGACAACTTTCAGTTCACTAAGTGAGGCTTATGACTTCTATAACCTCTACTCCTGGCAACATTGTTTCGGCATCAGATATGGGAAGAGCCGTCTGAATGCAGAGAAGACAAAGTGCATGCAGGAAATCGTGTGCGAATGCTCG GGCAAACCAAAGGATGAAAACACGAAGTTCTGCCGGTGCGAGTGCCCCCCGAAGCTCGGGCTTCGAAGGACATCTGACAGTCGGTGGTACATTATAGAGCACAGGTTGAAGCATAACCACACAATAATGGACAATTGTGGAAAAAAGGTATTCTGTAATGCACATAGACCTGTACACCGAGGACCTTGTCCGTCAGCTATGGGACAACAACATAAACATTGGGAAAGTGTGCAGAATAATCGTCGCCGCCTTCGGAAATGCAGGAAATGTGCTGTTCACAAAATGGTCACTTCTGAACATGTGTGGTTAGCTAA GATGCAGGCGGATGGTGAGAGGCTCAGAGCAGAATGA
- the LOC127292159 gene encoding uncharacterized protein isoform X4: protein MRKWWRCGGRGCVQPCPVGIAGSILVAIVQAAAGASDGEGGGQADSAECSVNMDEKKMDWTKRYGKSRLNAEKTKCMQEIVCECSGKPKDENTKFCRCECPPKLGLRRTSDSRWYIIEHRLKHNHTIMDNCGKKVFCNAHRPVHRGPCPSAMGQQHKHWESVQNNRRRLRKCRKCAVHKMVTSEHVWLAKMQADGERLRAE from the exons ATGCGCAAATGGTGGCGCTGTGGTGGAAGAGGGTGCGTGCAGCCATGTCCGGTCGGCATAGCCGGATCCATCCTGGTGGCCATCGTGCAAGCAGCAGCAGGTGCCAGCGACGGAGAAGGTGGCGGGCAGGCCGATTCAGCGGAGTGCAGCGTGAATATGGATGAAAAAAAGATGGACTGGACCAAGAG ATATGGGAAGAGCCGTCTGAATGCAGAGAAGACAAAGTGCATGCAGGAAATCGTGTGCGAATGCTCG GGCAAACCAAAGGATGAAAACACGAAGTTCTGCCGGTGCGAGTGCCCCCCGAAGCTCGGGCTTCGAAGGACATCTGACAGTCGGTGGTACATTATAGAGCACAGGTTGAAGCATAACCACACAATAATGGACAATTGTGGAAAAAAGGTATTCTGTAATGCACATAGACCTGTACACCGAGGACCTTGTCCGTCAGCTATGGGACAACAACATAAACATTGGGAAAGTGTGCAGAATAATCGTCGCCGCCTTCGGAAATGCAGGAAATGTGCTGTTCACAAAATGGTCACTTCTGAACATGTGTGGTTAGCTAA GATGCAGGCGGATGGTGAGAGGCTCAGAGCAGAATGA